CAAAAGGTGTACGTAAATAGATTTAACAAAGTGCGTCTTTATACAACTATAAGCAACAATTTTAGACCAAAACCAAAAGGTAAGGCATTTGCACATTGCAAGTGTGGAGGAACCTCATTAAAGCCTTAAaagggtcttttttttttttttccactagatctttgaaataaaattatatactCCCCCCATCCCATAAAGAGAGGCTTACTTCGATTTTCATATGgtttaagaaaatataattaaaacaataaattttatttagtctTTTCTTAATAGATCCTCTATTCATATTgctctattaaaaattaaataattcatattGCTAAATTATTCTtggaattaataaattttattttttcaatgcATATTTAAATAGAGGCATAttagtaaataataaaataaataaataaataagcaaCTTGATGCAGATCCGTATCCTAATCCTAGGGATTTTAGGAGACCACAAACTTATTTTGGGAGACCACAAACTTATAAAAATAGGAATTTGTAGGGAATTTTGATTGTGTATTCCTAATTGGATTAGGATTCCTAATTAGATTAGAATTCTTCACTCCTAAATAGATTGGGATCCTTAATTCCCAGTTAGGTATTTAGGGTTATACAAATACTATATATAAGCCtagttttttttcataatttcttaGTTTTTGTTAGGACATTTATTTgagattaatataatttgagaatgagTTCTCTTTTCAAGGATTGGTCCTTGATTTATTCTTTATTCTTGTTACTATTCTACATCATTACTATTTTAAAATAGAAAGTGGCCTATAATTTGAGACTGATAAAAAAGGAAAGCAAATCAATCTTTATTGGATGGTGGGAGTAAAATTTATGAGTGAAAAATGTAAAAAATCAAAGGACAGAAAGACATGCGCCAATGTCATGGAAAGAGTTAGAGAAGAATGAatgatgaaaattgaaaattaattaatttaccttGGTGCCTGCTCACTGTTCTTCAGAACTGTATGGGAGTTGAATGACCACTTGGCAGGCTAAAACAGAAAAGATAGAAAAATGCCAATAAGAGTTAGCTTACGCAATAATGTCCTTTAGTCCTCTAAAAGTTAGTCCTATAAAAGCCGAGCTTTGTCTGTAAAGTTGTTTAAAGAAGAAGTTTCTTTTCAGGACAAAATAACATCGAAATATGATCCCTTATGATTAGAAGACTTTTCAACCAACAATGCTTAGCACAAAATGAGTCAATCAAGTTTGAGAAGCTAAGAGGGAATAATTAAAGATGTCTCGAACTATGAGGAACGACAAGCTTTAGGTACTTGGATGGGACACTTGTATTTTATGAGCTGAAGTGCAAAATCTCAAACAAGCACCAAGTGTACCAGATATTTAAATAGTTGTAACATAAAAATGGGAATTAGAAACTCTATAGATGATTCAAGGGAGAGAAaaagaaaggggaaaaaaaaaaaagaaaaaaagttccACTGCAATTTTTTATTCTCCTAGTCCTCAACATATATTTATAGTTTATCTcaattatcaaaattcaaaggCATTCAATATATGTGAGCAATCTAGATCTTATGCTTAGCTTCTTGTCAAAGAATTCcaagagaaaaaagaaaggaaaatcccAGCTTACAAGTTTCATTTGCCGAGGGTAGGGGCATGCTCCAGGGGCACCATAGTTGACAGCCAAGATATTAACACCTTCctgcaaaaattaaattaaattaaattaaactagcCTCATAATTGAAATCTCACTAAAGCAAATATAAGGTGATATGGAGGCAGAGTGCATTCAACTATGCGGTTATGCCACCAAAGGAAATTGCATTTCAGTTGAGAAACAGCAAATAGCAAAACAGAGTAAACACTATATGCATGTAAAAGAAATCATCTCAATAAAAAATTTGtagaaaaataaatttcatagaaCTCCCCTTCTAGTTTCAAATAGTGTCAGTCAGTCTGCCAATGTACAGTAGCATAACCCAAAGCTCCATCTGTCTGTGCATACGTAGCTACTcatctaatttatttattttttccccTTCCTTCTAAACTAGATTAAAGGTCCTCTGTAATTTCATCAAGGCATAGAGAATATTAGTCATGGTTAATCATTAACCCCTTTTAGAAGGTTACAGAAGGCATCATACACATATAGCAATTAAGTTCCACAAGGGCACACAAAAATGGGAAAACTGACATATTAGAATAAGCAGTGTGAATAACACATCTAACATGTAAATTTCattccctttcctttttctcccTTTTCCCTCGAATGACTAAGCAACAAAATATATTCAAGCCTTTCACAAAGCcaaagatcaagaattaaatatcTGTtggtaataaaatattttttcacaTGAATATCAAAGTCCAGAGATACACATACATACTGTGAGTTATAACAATCCACCATGCCATTTCCAGATGTGACTTTTTTTATGAATCACCAAAATCAATAATGCACTTGATATTGTAATATCATCCACTAGGACAATTGCAGCCATTTCCAGCCACATATAACAGATAAAGACACATAAAAAAAAGCACCCCAACAACACCCAAGTTATGCATATAAGAAAATCTATGACTATTGCAAATCAAATAGATCATGAAGATATAACCATCTCCAATGTGGTCACTCTGATTCTTAAGTCATAACACTTTCATGTCGCCTGTGTGAGAATAAACAACATAACTAACGCCCAAAGATGATGCAATTTCCAACAGACTTAGGCCACATTAACAATTAACACAAATAAAACAAGCAAGAATTCACGGATTATAAGAGTTGAAAATTACCATGTGTATAACAAAATGCTCATCCAAACCCTCCCTTGGAAGACATCTCTGCAGTGAAAGAACAAGGATGATTAATACTGAATGAAATTGGAAATTAAATCAAAGAGAATAGTTACAACAATGATGACACTTAGACACATTAACTAGTGTATGTACGGTACAAGTTTGGTAACATATACATAGACAAATATTGTCATGCCACGTCCATGCTCCCCAATTGTCCAAAATAAATCCCATTACCTTGCAGGTAAATTAAGAATGTGATTTTAAATTTGATATGATTGATATGCATTTTAAATAAATTGTGGATTTACTAAACACATTTATTGAGGAAGAGAATTCACAAAGATGGCTCTAATGGTTCAAGAtcacaaaaatctgccagaaataaaagaataaaagcTTTTGAAGATGTAATAATTTGGATGAGAGGCAACTTACAGCTTTCACAGATGAGACAACGTAATCCCTTCCAGGGGGACTCAAAACATTAGATGGCAATCTTATCCTATAGAACTCATCGCCAATAAGCAGTTtctacaaaaaataaaaataaacattcCAAAGCATTGAAGAACAACTTGCTCAGTACCAAAGCAAGAAACAGAATTTCAAGAAATTTACCTCAAAATTCTCCTTTTCCGCTTGTGTAAACGCATTTCTCGAAAACCTCAGCTTCGTGAGTGTCTGCTACGAATAAATCATCAAGCAGCTTAATTCCAAATCTCAAAAAGAATAAAATGAAGCATCATAAACATTGACAAAACGACGATATTGAACAAAAACGACAACAAAGAAGAGATAGGGAGACAACAATACCTGGCCGCCATGACTCCAAGTTTTGAGGCGAGCAGAGAAGGTGCCGGCGGGAACAAAATCCGAGTCACCGAATGCGTGTTCGAGGGAAAATTGGATCTTAGAATCCGAATCGGAATCCGAAAACTTCCGTCGGGTAGTAGTGGTAGGAGTTGGGGATGATCTGATGTATGCAGGATCAGAGGAGCGTTGGTGAGGCTGAGGAGGCGCTCCTTCGAGGCCGAATTCTCCATCATCTACAAGAAGCTCATCTGATTGGAAAGCGTGAAAAGATGAAGTTAAGAGAAAAACAGAGAACATGAAACTGAGAAATCGCGTCTTCATCTTCACTGTGTGTGGTTTCCGAGTTCAGCGAGAGAGAGCTTTGGAGCTGGTTTTGACTCTTTGCTTGATGATGCTGGGCTGGTGGCGGTGGTGGTGGGTTTTGTGAAGTTGGAATGTTTGAGTTGGGCCTATGAATTTGCGATTTCTCGACAAAATTTACccaataataaaattcatttttcttaaaattattttaagatatttttttattataaagaagaaattaaaatttatttgagtCTAAGCCTTCAAGAATATCATATTTCAACCCTTGAtttcttttttattaaatttaaaatgcgCAAGCTCTAAATTcggataataattaaatttatttataataaattgtaTTTATTGTAAACTTGAAGATATATAAAAATAatctaataatatttaaattaaatatatataataaaattcatataaaataagtaaaatatattttgattcaaacatttaatataaaaattgttaaatttatttatatatatgatcaAACTTTTAATAACTATACCCTTtgtgatagaaaaataaaaatttctcatTTTTCATTACATTTGCTagcaatttattaattattttgagaataataaattaacaaaaatactcataatta
This sequence is a window from Hevea brasiliensis isolate MT/VB/25A 57/8 chromosome 10, ASM3005281v1, whole genome shotgun sequence. Protein-coding genes within it:
- the LOC110639134 gene encoding uncharacterized protein LOC110639134 gives rise to the protein MKTRFLSFMFSVFLLTSSFHAFQSDELLVDDGEFGLEGAPPQPHQRSSDPAYIRSSPTPTTTTRRKFSDSDSDSKIQFSLEHAFGDSDFVPAGTFSARLKTWSHGGQTLTKLRFSRNAFTQAEKENFEKLLIGDEFYRIRLPSNVLSPPGRDYVVSSVKARCLPREGLDEHFVIHMEGVNILAVNYGAPGACPYPRQMKLPAKWSFNSHTVLKNSEQAPRTPVFAEEQLGENGEGEAVKPPERSFWAKYWMYLIPLGLIVMNAITQAMNMPEEQATGQAGAQQGAAVQRGPSPAVRRR